GACACGCTGTTCGAAATCGGCTCCGTCAGCAAGACGCTGACCGCGACGCTCGCGTCCGACGCGCAGGAAGGCGGCGAGCTGTCGCTTGCGGACCCGGCCGGCAAGTACCTGCCCGCGCTGCAGGGCAAGCCGTTCGGCGGCGTGACGCTGCTCCAGCTCGGCACGCACACGCCCGGCGGGACGCCGCTGCAGGTGCCGGACGACATCCGCGACGACGCCGGCCTGATCCGCTATCTCGACGCGTGGCGACCCGCGTATGCGCCGGGCACGCACCGCAAGTATTCGAACGTCGCGATCGGGATGCTCGGGTGGCTCACCGCGAAGGCGATGCACAAGGATTTCGCGACGCTGATGGAACAGCGGCTCTTTCCCGCGCTCGGGATGACGCACACGTACATCGACGTGCCCGACGCACGCATGGCCGACTATGCGCAAGGCTATACGAAGGACGGCAAGGCGGTCCGGATGACGGAAGGCATGCTGTGGCAGCAGGCATACGGCGTGCGGACCACGGCGGCCGACCTGTTGCGTTTCGTGCAGGCGAACATGGGGCTGATCGATACCGCGCCGCGACTGCAGCGCGCGATCGAACGCACGCACACGGGCTATTTCCGCGCGGGGCCGCTGACGCAGGACTTGATCTGGGAACAGTATCCGTATCCGGTCGCGCTGCCGACGCTGCTCGAAGGGAACGCGCCGAAGATGCTGTTCAATGCGACACCGGCCAGCGCGATCAAGCCGCCGCTGGCGCCGAGCCCGGACACGTGGATCAACAAGACGGGCTCGACCAACGGCTTCAGCACGTATGTCGCGTTCGTTCCCGCGAAGCGGATCGCGATCGTCATGCTCGCG
The DNA window shown above is from Burkholderia pyrrocinia and carries:
- the ampC gene encoding class C beta-lactamase, which translates into the protein MRFNATRFAATLFVAACATATAGRAAAVTQDDIHDTVTRHVAPLMKQYAIPGMAIGIVADGKPYVFDYGVMSTQTGKPVTGDTLFEIGSVSKTLTATLASDAQEGGELSLADPAGKYLPALQGKPFGGVTLLQLGTHTPGGTPLQVPDDIRDDAGLIRYLDAWRPAYAPGTHRKYSNVAIGMLGWLTAKAMHKDFATLMEQRLFPALGMTHTYIDVPDARMADYAQGYTKDGKAVRMTEGMLWQQAYGVRTTAADLLRFVQANMGLIDTAPRLQRAIERTHTGYFRAGPLTQDLIWEQYPYPVALPTLLEGNAPKMLFNATPASAIKPPLAPSPDTWINKTGSTNGFSTYVAFVPAKRIAIVMLANGSVPIEDRVKTAYRILGSLDGGR